A part of Saccharomyces cerevisiae S288C chromosome XIV, complete sequence genomic DNA contains:
- the DOM34 gene encoding ribosome dissociation factor DOM34 (Protein that facilitates ribosomal subunit dissociation; Dom34-Hbs1 complex and Rli1p have roles in dissociating inactive ribosomes to facilitate translation restart, particularly ribosomes stalled in 3' UTRs; required for RNA cleavage in no-go decay, but reports conflict on endonuclease activity; Pelota ortholog; protein abundance increases in response to DNA replication stress; DOM34 has a paralog, YCL001W-B, that arose from the whole genome duplication): MKVISLKKDSFNKGGAVITLLPEDKEDLFTVYQIVDKDDELIFKKKFTSKLDEAGKKKSTDLVKLKIKVISEDFDMKDEYLKYKGVTVTDESGASNVDIPVGKYLSFTLDYVYPFTIIKQNFNKFMQKLLNEACNIEYKSDTAAVVLQEGIAHVCLVTSSSTILKQKIEYSMPKKKRTTDVLKFDEKTEKFYKAIYSAMKKDLNFDKLKTIILCSPGFYAKILMDKIFQYAEEEHNKKILDNKGMFFIAHCSTGYLQGINEVLKNPLYASKLQDTKYSKEIMVMDEFLLHLNKDDDKAWYGEKEVVKAAEYGAISYLLLTDKVLHSDNIAQREEYLKLMDSVESNGGKALVLSTLHSLGEELDQLTGIACILKYPLPDLDEDDGEE; the protein is encoded by the coding sequence ATGAAGGTTATTAGTCTGAAAAAGGATTCTTTTAACAAAGGAGGAGCAGTGATTACTCTTTTACCGGAGGACAAGGAAGATCTGTTTACTGTTTATCAAATAGTAGACAAAGATGACGAGTTgatattcaagaaaaaattcacctCTAAACTTGATGAAGCtggtaagaaaaaaagtacagATTTGGTCAAGTTGAAGATTAAAGTAATATCCGAGGATTTTGATATGAAGGatgaatatttgaaatataaaGGTGTTACTGTTACAGATGAAAGTGGAGCTAGTAATGTTGACATACCTGTCGGCAAATATTTGAGCTTTACCCTTGACTACGTGTATCCCTTTACTATCataaaacaaaactttAATAAATTCATGCAAAAGCTCTTAAATGAAGCCTGTAATATCGAGTATAAATCAGACACCGCGGCGGTCGTTTTACAGGAAGGGATCGCCCATGTTTGTTTAGTGACATCCTCCTCTACTAttttaaaacaaaaaattgaatataGTATgccaaaaaagaaaaggactACTGATGTACTGAagtttgatgaaaaaactGAGAAATTTTATAAAGCAATTTACAGTgcaatgaagaaagatttgaattttgataaattaaaGACTATTATTCTTTGCTCTCCAGGTTTCTACGCTAAGATATTAATGGACAAAATTTTCCAGTATGCCGAAGAGGAACACAATAAGAAAATACTCGATAACAAAGGAATGTTCTTTATAGCCCACTGCTCCACGGGCTACTTACAGGGCATTAAtgaagttttgaaaaatccactatATGCTTCAAAGCTGCAAGATACTAAATACTCCAAAGAAATCATGGTGATGGATGAATTTTTGTTGCATTTAAACAAGGATGATGATAAAGCTTGGTATGGTGAAAAAGAGGTAGTTAAAGCGGCTGAGTATGGCGCAATTAGTTATTTACTGTTAACAGATAAAGTTTTGCATTCAGACAATATTGCACAAAGAGAGGAATATTTGAAACTGATGGACTCCGTAGAGAGCAATGGAGGAAAAGCATTGGTATTAAGTACTTTGCATTCTCTTGGAGAAGAACTTGATCAATTGACGGGTATAGCCTGTATTCTAAAATACCCGCTCCCCGATcttgatgaagacgatggTGAGGAGTAG
- the ATO2 gene encoding putative ammonium permease ATO2 (Putative transmembrane protein involved in export of ammonia; ammonia is a starvation signal that promotes cell death in aging colonies; phosphorylated in mitochondria; member of the TC 9.B.33 YaaH family; homolog of Y. lipolytica Gpr1p; ATO2 has a paralog, ADY2, that arose from the whole genome duplication) — MSDREQSSGNTAFENPKALDSSEGEFISENNDQSRHSQESICKIYTAGKNNEYIYIGRQKFLRDDLFEAFGGTLNPGLAPAPVHKFANPAPLGLSGFALTTFVLSMFNARAQGITIPNVVVGCAMFYGGLVQLIAGIWEIALENTFGGTALCSFGGFWLSFGAIYIPWFGILDAYKDKESDLGNALGFYLLGWALFTFGLSVCTMKSTIMFFALFFLLAVTFLLLSIANFTGEVGVTRAGGVLGVIVAFIAWYNAYAGIATRQNSYIMVHPFALPSNDKVFF, encoded by the coding sequence aTGTCTGACAGAGAACAAAGCAGCGGCAACACCGCTTTTGAGAACCCTAAGGCACTCGATTCTTCCGAGGGTGAGTTCATCTCTGAAAACAACGATCAGAGCCGCCACTCGCAAGAGTCCATATGCAAAATATATACTGCGGGCAAAAACAACGAGTATATTTACATCGGCcgtcaaaaatttttaaggGATGATTTGTTCGAGGCATTCGGTGGTACTCTGAATCCCGGTTTAGCCCCCGCGCCAGTCCATAAATTCGCAAATCCTGCTCCACTAGGACTTTCCGGTTTTGCCCTCACTACGTTTGTCCTATCCATGTTCAATGCAAGAGCCCAAGGCATCACTATCCCTAATGTTGTTGTTGGGTGTGCCATGTTTTACGGTGGCCTCGTTCAACTCATTGCTGGTATTTGGGAAATCGCTTTAGAGAACACTTTCGGTGGTACAGCCCTGTGTTCCTTCGGCGGTTTTTGGTTAAGCTTCGGTGCTATATACATCCCTTGGTTTGGAATTCTAGATGCCTATAAGGACAAGGAATCCGACCTTGGAAATGCGCTAGGGTTTTACCTCCTAGGATGGGCACTCTTCACCTTCGGTCTTTCCGTCTGCACCATGAAATCAACTATAATGTTTTTTGCCTTATTCTTCCTCTTAGCAGTGACCTTCTTACTTCTATCCATTGCAAACTTCACAGGCGAAGTTGGCGTCACTAGAGCTGGTGGGGTCCTTGGTGTGATAGTAGCCTTCATTGCCTGGTACAACGCTTACGCAGGTATTGCCACAAGACAAAACTCGTACATTATGGTCCATCCATTCGCATTACCTAGCAATGATAAGGTGTTCTTCTAA
- the CIT1 gene encoding citrate (Si)-synthase CIT1 (Mitochondrial citrate synthase; catalyzes condensation of acetyl coenzyme A and oxaloacetate to form citrate, which is the first and rate-limiting step of the TCA cycle; transcription subject to glucose repression; CIT1 has a paralog, CIT2, that arose from the whole genome duplication), with the protein MSAILSTTSKSFLSRGSTRQCQNMQKALFALLNARHYSSASEQTLKERFAEIIPAKAEEIKKFKKEHGKTVIGEVLLEQAYGGMRGIKGLVWEGSVLDPEEGIRFRGRTIPEIQRELPKAEGSTEPLPEALFWLLLTGEIPTDAQVKALSADLAARSEIPEHVIQLLDSLPKDLHPMAQFSIAVTALESESKFAKAYAQGVSKKEYWSYTFEDSLDLLGKLPVIASKIYRNVFKDGKITSTDPNADYGKNLAQLLGYENKDFIDLMRLYLTIHSDHEGGNVSAHTTHLVGSALSSPYLSLAAGLNGLAGPLHGRANQEVLEWLFKLREEVKGDYSKETIEKYLWDTLNAGRVVPGYGHAVLRKTDPRYTAQREFALKHFPDYELFKLVSTIYEVAPGVLTKHGKTKNPWPNVDSHSGVLLQYYGLTEASFYTVLFGVARAIGVLPQLIIDRAVGAPIERPKSFSTEKYKELVKKIESKN; encoded by the coding sequence ATGTCAGCGATATTATCAACAACTAGCAAAAGTTTCTTATCAAGGGGCTCCACAAGACAATGTCAAAATATGCAAAAGGCTCTTTTTGCACTATTGAATGCTCGCCACTATAGTAGCGCCTCCGAACAAACGTTGAAGGAGAGATTTGCTGAAATTATCCCAGCAAAGgcagaagaaattaaaaaattcaagaaagaacaCGGTAAAACCGTTATTGGTGAAGTTCTTTTGGAGCAAGCTTATGGTGGTATGAGAGGTATTAAAGGCCTTGTTTGGGAAGGTTCCGTGTTAGACCCCGAAGAAGGTATTAGATTTAGGGGTCGTACTATTCCAGAAATTCAAAGGGAACTACCAAAGGCTGAGGGTAGTACAGAACCTTTGCCAGAAGCTTTATTTTGGTTGCTTTTGACTGGTGAAATACCTACTGACGCTCAAGTTAAAGCCCTTTCTGCTGATTTAGCTGCCAGATCAGAAATTCCAGAGCACGTTATCCAACTTTTAGATAGCCTCCCAAAAGATCTACATCCAATGGCGCAATTTTCTATTGCCGTGACTGCTTTAGAAAGCGAGTCTAAGTTTGCCAAAGCATATGCTCAAGGTGTATccaagaaagaatattggAGCTATACATTTGAAGATTCGTTAGATCTGCTGGGTAAATTACCTGTTATTGCTTCCAAAATTTATCGTAATGTGTTCAAGGATGGTAAAATTACTTCAACCGATCCTAATGCTGACTATGGTAAAAATTTGGCCCAACTTTTGGGCTACGAAAACAAGGATTTTATTGACTTAATGAGACTATATTTAACTATTCATTCTGATCATGAAGGTGGTAACGTTTCTGCCCATACTACACATTTAGTGGGTTCTGCCTTATCTTCGCCATACTTATCTTTGGCCGCTGGTTTGAATGGTTTAGCTGGCCCATTACATGGTCGTGCCAATCAAGAAGTTTTAGAATGGCTATTTAAATTGAGAGAAGAAGTGAAAGGTGACtattcaaaagaaacaattgaaaagtaCTTGTGGGATACTTTGAACGCAGGGAGAGTTGTTCCTGGTTATGGCCATGCGGTTTTGAGAAAAACTGATCCTCGTTATACGGCTCAACGTGAATTCGCATTGAAACATTTCCCAGATTACGAGTTATTTAAGTTGGTCTCCACCATTTATGAAGTTGCCCCAGGGGTTTTAACTAAGCATGGTAAAACTAAGAACCCATGGCCAAATGTTGATTCACATTCCGGTGTTTTATTGCAATACTATGGTCTAACTGAGGCTTCGTTCTACACTGTATTGTTTGGTGTTGCCAGAGCTATTGGTGTGTTACCCCAATTAATCATCGATAGGGCTGTTGGTGCTCCAATCGAAAGGCCAAAATCATTCTCCACCGAAAAATACAAGGAGTTGGTAAAGAAAATCGAAAGTAAGAACTAA